Proteins encoded by one window of Ghiorsea bivora:
- a CDS encoding 3-deoxy-D-manno-octulosonic acid transferase: MHTPSKWKQHLTLQLPQVEANPIWVHACSMGEVASVAPLINRMINHQHRIHLTVVTRTGFAHAKRLFGDTITVSWLPWDLPFLMRRFIQHLQPSLLILCETEFWPGMLKTCKKRHIPIIGINTRISDRSFPKYYKTRKLWRRWLSAVTLFLAQSQIDAQRLQQIGVPTAKIKTVGNLKFAIQAPNVDANHIRQMVDPSAQRPILIIASTHADEEAQILSLLLHQWQHIQPNLLSLIVPRHPERFDDVENLLQQHAVSYTRYTQTRTGHEQVVLIDAMGVLTQLYTIADLVFIGGSLVNIGGHNPLEPAICGRGVITGKYIQNFRAVFDDMQHQGAAIIVQDKEELGAAISRLLAKTDELTQLHAQAALFMQNQNQVLDDMWHEISPYLHPRG; this comes from the coding sequence TTGCATACACCATCAAAATGGAAACAACACCTCACGCTTCAATTACCCCAAGTCGAAGCTAACCCTATTTGGGTCCATGCTTGCTCCATGGGTGAAGTCGCTTCTGTTGCACCACTGATAAACCGCATGATAAATCATCAGCATCGCATTCATTTAACAGTAGTGACACGCACAGGTTTTGCCCATGCCAAACGTTTATTTGGTGATACTATCACTGTAAGCTGGTTACCTTGGGACTTACCTTTTTTGATGCGCAGGTTTATCCAACACCTGCAACCATCATTACTGATTTTATGCGAAACAGAATTTTGGCCTGGTATGCTCAAGACATGTAAAAAACGGCATATTCCTATCATTGGCATCAACACACGTATTTCTGACCGTTCCTTTCCCAAATATTATAAAACACGAAAGTTATGGCGGCGATGGTTAAGTGCTGTCACATTATTCTTAGCACAGAGTCAGATTGACGCCCAACGATTGCAGCAAATTGGTGTGCCTACAGCCAAGATAAAAACAGTGGGCAACTTAAAGTTTGCCATACAAGCCCCTAATGTGGATGCCAACCACATACGGCAGATGGTAGACCCTTCTGCACAACGCCCCATACTTATTATTGCTAGCACCCATGCTGATGAAGAAGCCCAGATATTAAGCTTATTACTACACCAATGGCAACACATACAACCCAACCTACTCAGCTTGATTGTACCAAGGCATCCAGAAAGATTTGATGATGTAGAAAATTTATTACAACAGCATGCCGTGTCCTACACACGTTACACGCAAACACGTACAGGTCATGAACAAGTTGTACTCATTGATGCCATGGGTGTGTTAACCCAGCTTTATACCATAGCCGACCTTGTGTTTATCGGTGGAAGTTTGGTTAATATTGGTGGGCATAACCCGCTTGAGCCTGCCATTTGTGGTCGTGGGGTAATAACGGGTAAATATATTCAGAACTTTCGTGCTGTCTTTGATGATATGCAACACCAAGGTGCTGCCATCATTGTGCAAGATAAAGAAGAGCTTGGTGCTGCTATCTCTCGTTTATTGGCAAAAACAGATGAATTAACACAGCTGCATGCCCAAGCCGCTTTATTTATGCAAAATCAGAATCAGGTTTTGGATGATATGTGGCATGAAATCTCACCTTACCTTCATCCTCGCGGTTAA
- a CDS encoding crotonase/enoyl-CoA hydratase family protein, with amino-acid sequence MYNNLQQEKSLNTVDQSLNIMYEQDKALAWYYMEGNPRPCFTPELLDNILAWYDEIRVSQGIEYIVAASKFDGAFNLGGDLSLFTQLIQAQDKAGLLKYATACIDVLYHTYTSLEHKVTTISLVQGDALGGGFEGAMSSDVLIAECSAKMGMPEILFNLFPGMGAFSLLSRKVGEVKAKQMILSGKLYSAEEMYHLGIVDVLVEDGQGVQAVYDYIKKENRVSNGIRSFRQATHCCNPVTYDELKKITTIWVDAALKLTPKDLRMMERLVKRQSAKANY; translated from the coding sequence ATGTACAATAATTTACAACAAGAAAAGTCTTTAAATACGGTTGACCAGTCTTTAAATATTATGTACGAGCAAGATAAAGCATTGGCTTGGTATTATATGGAGGGAAATCCACGACCATGTTTTACACCTGAACTACTTGATAATATTTTAGCCTGGTATGATGAAATTAGAGTATCTCAGGGGATTGAATATATTGTGGCGGCATCAAAGTTTGATGGTGCATTTAATTTGGGTGGAGACTTAAGTCTTTTTACACAATTGATTCAAGCCCAAGATAAAGCAGGTCTCCTAAAGTATGCCACAGCATGTATTGATGTGTTATATCATACGTATACATCTTTAGAACATAAGGTGACAACTATTTCATTGGTTCAAGGTGATGCGCTAGGTGGGGGATTTGAAGGGGCAATGTCTAGTGATGTACTGATTGCTGAATGCAGTGCTAAGATGGGTATGCCTGAAATCCTGTTTAATTTATTTCCAGGTATGGGTGCATTTAGTTTATTATCGCGAAAAGTAGGTGAAGTGAAAGCTAAGCAGATGATACTAAGTGGTAAGTTATATTCTGCAGAGGAGATGTACCACTTGGGTATTGTTGATGTGCTTGTAGAGGATGGACAAGGTGTACAAGCCGTATATGATTATATCAAAAAAGAGAATAGGGTTAGCAATGGTATTCGCAGTTTTCGCCAAGCCACACACTGCTGTAATCCGGTTACTTATGATGAGTTGAAGAAGATTACAACCATATGGGTGGATGCGGCATTGAAACTCACACCCAAAGACTTACGCATGATGGAACGGCTTGTCAAAAGGCAGTCGGCAAAGGCAAATTATTAG
- a CDS encoding ATP-binding protein — MSSSKNIHISLLTKVSQHIKQRLSNRSDTEHVQAIIRIILTSIFFVVYFKEPNVLALIIVYLAVSVSILAWIIFSPKPSHTRKTLGIIGDMSMTSFVLYFANEAGILALPVYLWVIIGNGFRFGPTYLRISALCAIIGASIALSMDSYWSHHYWVSFVLLITLTAVPLYMSSLIKQLHEAISKAEQANNAKSQFLANMSHELRTPLNGIIGASELLYLSELDDKQKKYANMIKSSGHTLLSLIEDVLDISKIEAGKQTSEIKPFDLHELIYETLQPFLPKAEEKGVSLTSHIEPDVPFRLLGDELHLKQVLTNFLSNAIKFTEHGSIKVLVQTASNTPTSPTRIRFRVIDTGIGIPQEAQQNIFDSFVQADSSVTRKYGGTGLGTTISKELVNLMHGDIGLHSQEGKGSEFWCEIPFQHQKSINKEEIAISTSFSDARILTLISPQLLPQFVSPMQRWGQNVHSSHNVIDMVTTLNKAHEQAKPFHIAIVEQHLLGMSPEQLIKTVRDKAILSEVSFILVGEHFSPIESTLLVEMGFTAVLTYPLIESLLFNAIHEVCIGKQINHNIPSITDYHKRKTQRKLHILVAEDNEVNQDVIQEFLELMGHQVYMVDDGDKALDALTDDTLQFHLALLDINMPHMSGLDVIKAYRFIETDKHLPMIILSADAISSHIQGSLDMGADDYLTKPIEYHKLAISIDKLTQAKNTHAMIPAQKPLTANHEWKYIDPSLLDKLASMTKREHFIDSLVEKFIAGTTEKISSLEHALINHDTQTYLDTFHALKGSSGIVGATRIHEICVSIEQYKQPPNNIMQQHLEQLKKYFAKSSHELSHYIQNSHAKAHTDIP; from the coding sequence ATGTCTTCATCAAAAAATATCCACATATCCTTGCTCACTAAGGTCTCTCAACACATAAAACAACGTTTATCCAATCGTTCTGATACTGAACACGTACAGGCTATTATTCGCATAATATTAACCAGCATCTTTTTTGTTGTTTATTTTAAAGAACCCAACGTTCTTGCTCTAATTATTGTTTATTTGGCTGTCTCCGTATCGATTCTAGCATGGATTATCTTTTCCCCTAAACCTTCTCATACACGTAAAACTTTAGGCATTATCGGTGATATGAGCATGACATCATTTGTTTTATATTTTGCAAATGAGGCTGGTATTCTCGCGCTACCTGTTTATCTGTGGGTGATTATTGGTAACGGCTTTCGTTTTGGACCCACCTACCTACGTATTTCAGCACTTTGTGCAATTATCGGTGCATCTATAGCTCTTAGTATGGATAGCTACTGGTCCCACCACTACTGGGTTAGCTTTGTTTTATTAATAACACTCACTGCAGTCCCCTTATATATGTCCAGCTTGATTAAACAATTACATGAAGCCATTTCCAAAGCCGAGCAAGCCAACAATGCAAAATCTCAATTTCTAGCCAATATGAGTCATGAATTACGTACACCTTTAAATGGTATTATTGGTGCAAGCGAACTTCTTTATCTTAGCGAGCTTGATGACAAGCAAAAAAAATATGCCAATATGATTAAGTCTTCTGGGCACACTCTACTTAGCTTAATTGAAGATGTTTTAGATATCTCTAAAATCGAGGCTGGCAAACAAACCAGTGAAATTAAACCTTTTGATTTACATGAACTTATTTATGAAACCTTACAACCCTTTTTACCCAAAGCAGAAGAAAAAGGTGTCAGCTTAACATCACATATTGAACCTGATGTTCCTTTCCGTTTGCTGGGTGATGAGCTTCATCTGAAACAAGTACTGACAAATTTTTTAAGCAATGCCATCAAGTTTACAGAACATGGAAGTATTAAAGTGCTTGTCCAAACAGCATCCAATACACCAACCTCCCCTACGCGTATCCGTTTTCGTGTGATTGACACAGGTATAGGTATACCTCAAGAAGCACAACAAAATATCTTTGATAGCTTTGTTCAAGCAGACTCCTCAGTCACTCGGAAGTATGGCGGTACTGGGTTAGGCACAACCATTTCCAAGGAACTTGTGAACTTGATGCATGGTGATATTGGTTTACATAGTCAAGAGGGCAAAGGCTCTGAATTTTGGTGTGAAATTCCTTTTCAACACCAAAAATCTATCAACAAAGAAGAAATTGCAATATCCACCTCCTTTTCAGATGCTCGTATCCTTACTTTAATAAGCCCACAACTTTTACCGCAGTTTGTTTCACCCATGCAGCGCTGGGGGCAAAACGTACACTCTTCTCATAATGTGATTGATATGGTTACCACTTTAAACAAGGCACATGAACAAGCTAAACCATTTCATATTGCCATTGTTGAGCAACATTTATTAGGCATGTCACCTGAACAACTGATTAAAACAGTTCGGGATAAAGCCATTTTATCCGAAGTATCCTTTATTTTGGTGGGAGAGCACTTTTCTCCCATAGAAAGTACATTATTGGTAGAAATGGGGTTCACTGCTGTATTAACATACCCATTGATTGAATCCTTATTATTTAACGCTATCCATGAAGTATGTATTGGTAAACAAATCAACCATAATATCCCTTCCATCACTGATTACCACAAACGTAAAACACAACGAAAACTTCATATTCTTGTTGCCGAAGATAATGAAGTAAACCAAGATGTTATTCAAGAGTTCTTAGAACTTATGGGGCATCAAGTATACATGGTTGATGATGGTGACAAAGCACTGGATGCACTTACCGATGACACATTACAATTTCACTTGGCCTTATTGGATATCAACATGCCACATATGTCTGGTTTGGATGTGATTAAAGCCTACCGATTCATCGAAACAGACAAACATTTACCCATGATTATCCTTTCTGCAGATGCCATTTCCTCTCATATTCAAGGCAGTTTGGATATGGGTGCAGATGACTATTTAACCAAACCTATCGAATATCATAAACTTGCAATAAGCATTGATAAACTAACACAAGCCAAAAATACCCATGCAATGATACCCGCTCAAAAACCTTTGACTGCGAATCATGAATGGAAATACATTGACCCTTCACTATTGGACAAGTTAGCGTCAATGACTAAACGTGAACATTTTATCGATAGTCTCGTAGAAAAATTCATTGCTGGAACCACAGAAAAAATATCGAGCTTGGAACATGCCTTAATCAATCATGATACGCAAACATATCTTGATACTTTTCATGCACTTAAAGGAAGTTCAGGTATTGTTGGTGCAACCCGTATTCATGAAATATGTGTAAGTATTGAACAATATAAACAGCCACCGAATAACATTATGCAACAGCACCTAGAGCAACTCAAAAAATATTTTGCGAAAAGTAGTCATGAGCTTTCACATTACATCCAAAACAGTCATGCAAAAGCTCATACAGATATACCCTAA
- the sufT gene encoding putative Fe-S cluster assembly protein SufT, which translates to MATGQMITTTRDIDAILIPLGTPVIIPEGAQVAITQELGGTYTVSVNGNLARVEGKDADALGFGDETKTNIEEAPKKADGPVEESAVWDALKTVYDPEIPVDIVNLGLVYDVHIVDTDEGGNNVDITMTLTAPGCGMGPFIVDDVRAKTLDVENVTDVHVDLVFEPPWDRSMMSDEAKLQLGMF; encoded by the coding sequence ATGGCAACAGGACAAATGATTACCACCACCCGTGATATTGATGCAATCCTCATTCCGCTAGGCACGCCTGTCATTATCCCTGAAGGCGCACAAGTTGCGATTACCCAAGAGCTTGGGGGCACTTATACAGTTAGTGTGAATGGCAACTTAGCACGCGTTGAAGGTAAAGATGCTGATGCACTTGGTTTTGGCGATGAAACCAAAACTAACATCGAAGAAGCACCGAAAAAAGCCGATGGTCCTGTTGAAGAATCCGCTGTGTGGGATGCACTAAAAACAGTGTATGACCCTGAAATTCCCGTAGATATTGTCAACTTAGGTTTGGTTTATGATGTGCATATTGTTGATACCGACGAAGGTGGAAACAACGTTGATATTACGATGACTTTAACCGCACCTGGCTGCGGTATGGGTCCATTCATCGTGGACGATGTGCGCGCCAAAACTTTGGATGTTGAGAATGTTACTGATGTTCATGTTGACCTCGTATTTGAACCACCATGGGATAGGTCAATGATGTCAGATGAGGCTAAATTGCAGCTGGGTATGTTCTAA
- the sufU gene encoding Fe-S cluster assembly sulfur transfer protein SufU, whose translation MFSLGDLYKEVIIDHTKAPRNFGKLEPCSHDAEGFNPLCGDQLHVYLEINKDNIIEDVKFEGQGCSISTASASLMTQVLKGKSVDEFNALFGAFHDMATADMNDEPDEEVLGKLAVLAGVKEFPSRIKCATLCWHTVKSAIEDAGEPAKTE comes from the coding sequence ATGTTTAGTTTAGGCGATTTATACAAAGAGGTCATCATCGACCACACCAAAGCACCGCGTAACTTCGGTAAGCTTGAGCCATGTAGCCATGATGCAGAGGGTTTTAACCCACTCTGTGGCGACCAGTTGCATGTGTATTTAGAAATCAATAAAGACAACATCATTGAAGACGTAAAATTTGAAGGACAAGGCTGCTCGATTTCTACCGCTTCGGCATCCTTGATGACCCAAGTGCTTAAAGGCAAAAGTGTGGATGAATTTAATGCTTTATTTGGTGCATTTCATGATATGGCAACAGCAGATATGAATGATGAACCCGATGAAGAAGTATTGGGTAAATTGGCTGTGCTTGCAGGGGTTAAAGAGTTTCCTTCTCGTATCAAGTGTGCCACTTTATGCTGGCATACAGTCAAATCTGCAATTGAAGATGCTGGTGAACCAGCCAAAACGGAGTAA
- a CDS encoding cysteine desulfurase: MNIDNIRNDFPTLHQEVFGHPLVYLDNAATTQKPQCVIDTIKHYYEKDNSNIHRGVHSLSERATKNYEAARETIRSFFNAKSTKEVIFTRGTTESINLVASSWGNQNIGKDDEILISHMEHHSNIVPWQMLCERTGAKLKIIPMNEAGELDLNAYTALLSVRTKLVGIVHMSNALGTINPIEGMIKQAHEVGAKVLIDGAQAAAHIETDIQALNIDFYATSAHKMYGPTGVGVLIAKEELLNVMPPYQGGGDMILMVTFEKTQYNELPHKFEAGTPNIAGVIGFGAALKYIQDIGFTAIKKREKKLLDYATKKAQAFEGLRQIGTAKHKACVLSFVLDGVHPHDLGTILDREGVAIRAGHHCAMPVMQFYKVPATARASFSIYNTEAEVDALFEALAKARDMFA, encoded by the coding sequence ATGAACATAGACAATATTCGCAATGATTTTCCAACCCTGCACCAAGAAGTATTTGGGCATCCATTGGTTTATTTGGATAATGCAGCAACCACGCAAAAGCCACAGTGTGTGATTGATACCATTAAACATTATTATGAAAAAGATAACTCCAATATACACCGTGGTGTGCATTCTTTGTCAGAGCGCGCTACCAAAAATTATGAAGCAGCACGTGAAACCATCCGTAGTTTCTTTAATGCCAAATCAACCAAAGAGGTGATATTTACTCGAGGCACAACTGAAAGTATTAACCTTGTTGCATCATCTTGGGGCAATCAAAACATTGGTAAAGATGATGAAATCCTGATTAGCCATATGGAACATCATTCTAATATCGTGCCTTGGCAAATGTTGTGCGAACGCACAGGTGCAAAGCTTAAAATTATTCCTATGAATGAAGCTGGCGAGCTTGATTTGAATGCGTATACTGCTCTTTTATCAGTGCGTACCAAGCTTGTTGGTATCGTGCATATGTCTAACGCATTGGGTACCATCAACCCTATTGAAGGCATGATAAAACAAGCCCATGAAGTTGGTGCAAAAGTATTGATTGATGGCGCACAAGCAGCCGCACATATCGAAACGGATATCCAAGCTTTGAATATTGATTTTTATGCCACATCTGCCCATAAAATGTATGGTCCAACGGGTGTAGGTGTGTTGATTGCCAAAGAAGAATTACTCAATGTCATGCCACCTTATCAAGGTGGTGGTGATATGATTTTGATGGTGACCTTCGAGAAAACCCAATACAATGAACTACCGCATAAATTTGAAGCAGGCACACCCAATATCGCAGGTGTGATTGGTTTTGGAGCCGCATTAAAATATATTCAAGATATTGGTTTTACTGCCATTAAAAAACGCGAAAAAAAATTACTCGATTATGCCACTAAAAAAGCACAAGCTTTTGAAGGTCTACGTCAAATAGGCACAGCCAAACATAAAGCATGTGTGCTTTCATTTGTCTTGGATGGCGTTCACCCCCATGATTTGGGCACAATTTTAGATCGTGAAGGTGTAGCCATTCGCGCAGGTCATCATTGCGCTATGCCTGTGATGCAGTTTTATAAAGTGCCTGCCACTGCTCGCGCTTCATTTTCGATTTACAATACGGAAGCCGAAGTCGATGCATTGTTTGAAGCTTTGGCAAAAGCACGAGATATGTTCGCATGA
- the sufD gene encoding Fe-S cluster assembly protein SufD: protein MSMLTQTRQNALSLFESMGLPSQRDEDWKYTDASRLKNLLKSKGSDASIDVKNLGINELDAYHMVFINGAFAANESNLPQGVDIQSLNALETSTDNNAKALAELFQVSSADPLMNGFAAYNAATAKDGAAVCLADNSKLDKPLYILHVSNQSHTIRHGLMLGKHAEAQVIEHFISLSEDKALSNATTAIILKDGARLEHSRIQQEGKNQSHVARVDVKQMANSSYQFHGIEIGGILSRTDLIVNLSGKGASCDLNGLFVLGGRQHADHHTRIDHTAPHCTSRELYRTVLDGRSHGVFNGKVMVHEGAIKTDSNMSNGNILLSKNAEIDTKPELEIYNDDVKCAHGATIGQLDDKQLFYLRSRGISAEAAQELLTFAFADEVLVAMSNQTVRRYVEKAAFAKLPHGADLEEMLGS, encoded by the coding sequence ATGAGTATGCTTACCCAAACAAGACAAAATGCTTTATCACTGTTTGAAAGTATGGGGCTACCTAGTCAGCGGGATGAAGACTGGAAATATACCGATGCTTCACGCTTAAAAAACTTGCTTAAAAGTAAAGGCTCTGATGCATCCATTGATGTTAAAAACTTAGGCATCAACGAATTGGATGCTTACCACATGGTATTTATTAATGGTGCATTCGCTGCGAATGAATCCAATTTGCCGCAGGGTGTTGATATTCAATCACTTAACGCCCTTGAAACATCAACCGATAATAATGCAAAAGCCTTGGCTGAACTTTTTCAAGTGTCCTCAGCTGACCCACTGATGAATGGTTTTGCAGCATACAATGCCGCAACGGCTAAAGATGGTGCTGCAGTTTGTTTGGCAGATAACAGTAAACTAGATAAGCCACTTTATATCTTACATGTCAGCAATCAAAGTCATACGATTCGCCATGGTTTGATGTTGGGAAAACATGCAGAAGCGCAAGTTATTGAGCACTTTATCAGCTTGAGCGAAGACAAAGCATTAAGCAATGCAACCACAGCCATTATTTTAAAAGATGGTGCGCGTTTAGAACACAGCCGCATCCAGCAAGAAGGTAAAAACCAATCGCATGTTGCACGCGTTGATGTGAAGCAAATGGCAAACTCATCGTATCAGTTTCACGGTATAGAAATTGGTGGCATATTGTCGCGCACGGATTTAATCGTGAATCTAAGTGGCAAAGGCGCATCTTGCGACTTGAATGGTTTGTTCGTATTGGGTGGCAGACAACATGCTGACCACCATACACGCATCGACCACACAGCGCCCCACTGCACCAGCCGCGAATTGTACCGTACAGTATTGGATGGTCGCTCGCATGGAGTGTTTAATGGTAAAGTAATGGTGCATGAAGGCGCTATCAAAACCGACTCCAATATGAGTAATGGCAATATTTTATTGTCTAAAAATGCTGAAATTGATACCAAACCAGAACTAGAAATTTACAATGATGATGTCAAATGTGCCCATGGTGCAACCATTGGCCAGCTTGATGACAAACAATTGTTTTATCTTCGCTCACGTGGCATTTCGGCAGAAGCGGCACAAGAGCTTCTCACTTTTGCTTTTGCCGATGAAGTGTTGGTCGCGATGAGTAATCAAACAGTACGCCGTTATGTAGAAAAAGCTGCTTTTGCCAAATTGCCACACGGCGCTGATTTAGAGGAAATGTTAGGCTCATGA
- the sufC gene encoding Fe-S cluster assembly ATPase SufC — MLEVKDLHVSVEGKEILKGLNLTINAGEVHAIMGPNGAGKSTLSNVIAGRDGYEITSGSITYKGDNLLEMSPEERAWAGVFLAFQYPVEIPGVNNTYLLKAGVNAKRKHQGLEELDAFDFMKTVKEKAALVELDPSFLSRSVNEGFSGGEKKRNEIFQMAVLEPSLALLDETDSGLDIDALRIVAGGVNKLRSADKAIVMITHYQRLLDYIEPDFVHVLADGVIQKTGDKSLALELEEHGYDWVKENK, encoded by the coding sequence ATGTTAGAAGTTAAAGATTTACACGTTTCAGTTGAAGGCAAAGAGATTCTTAAAGGTTTGAATTTGACCATCAATGCAGGTGAGGTTCATGCCATCATGGGTCCCAATGGTGCGGGAAAGTCCACATTATCCAATGTGATTGCAGGGCGCGATGGTTATGAAATCACAAGTGGTTCAATCACTTATAAGGGTGATAATTTGCTAGAAATGAGTCCTGAAGAACGTGCTTGGGCAGGTGTATTTCTTGCCTTTCAATACCCTGTTGAAATCCCAGGAGTAAACAACACATATTTGCTCAAAGCAGGTGTGAATGCCAAACGTAAACATCAAGGTTTAGAAGAGTTGGATGCTTTTGATTTTATGAAAACGGTCAAAGAAAAAGCTGCGTTGGTTGAGCTAGACCCATCTTTCCTTAGCCGCTCTGTGAATGAAGGTTTTTCTGGCGGTGAGAAAAAACGTAATGAAATTTTTCAAATGGCAGTGCTTGAACCATCGCTTGCGCTACTTGATGAGACCGACTCAGGTTTGGATATTGACGCATTGCGTATTGTGGCAGGCGGCGTGAACAAATTGCGTTCTGCCGATAAAGCTATTGTCATGATTACCCATTACCAACGCCTACTCGACTACATTGAGCCAGATTTTGTACATGTGCTGGCTGATGGTGTAATTCAGAAAACAGGCGATAAATCTTTAGCACTTGAATTAGAAGAACACGGTTACGACTGGGTTAAAGAAAACAAATGA
- the sufB gene encoding Fe-S cluster assembly protein SufB: MATNKQIQKDLEKREYDAGFTTDIESDTLPPGLNEDTIRHISAKKNEPQWLLDWRLEAYRHWLTMEEPTWAAVDYTPTDYQSISYYSAPKPADSGPDSLDEVDPKLLETYEKLGIPLREQEFLAGVKNIAVDAVFDSVSVATTFKGKLKDAGVIFCPISEAVHDYPELVQKYLGSVVPQGDNFFAALNSAVFTDGSFVYIPKGVRCPMELSTYFRINALNTGQFERTLIIADEASHVSYLEGCTAPMRDENQLHAAVVELIALDDAEIKYATVQNWYPGDENGVGGIYNFVTKRADCRGDRSKVSWTQVETGSAITWKYPSCILRGDDSVGKFFSVAVTTNCQQADTGTKMIHIGKITKSTIISKGISAGRAQQSYRGLVRMGKNAENARNYTQCDSLLLGDKCGAHTFPYVEVKNPTATLEHEATTSKIGEDQLFYCQQRGLSEEDAVNMIVNGFCKDVFDELPMEFAVEANRLMEVSLEGSVG, from the coding sequence ATGGCAACAAACAAACAAATTCAGAAAGACTTAGAAAAGCGTGAATATGATGCAGGTTTCACCACCGACATTGAGTCTGATACCCTACCACCCGGCTTGAATGAAGATACGATTCGTCATATCTCAGCAAAAAAAAATGAGCCTCAATGGTTGCTTGATTGGCGTTTAGAGGCTTATCGCCATTGGTTAACCATGGAAGAACCAACATGGGCAGCCGTGGATTACACACCTACGGATTATCAATCCATTTCCTATTATTCTGCCCCCAAACCTGCCGATTCTGGCCCTGATAGTTTGGATGAAGTAGACCCAAAACTTTTGGAAACATATGAAAAGCTAGGCATTCCTTTGCGTGAGCAAGAGTTTTTGGCAGGTGTTAAAAACATTGCAGTTGATGCCGTATTTGATTCTGTGTCTGTTGCCACCACATTTAAAGGTAAACTCAAAGATGCTGGCGTGATTTTCTGCCCTATTTCTGAAGCTGTACATGATTACCCTGAGTTGGTGCAAAAATACCTAGGAAGTGTTGTACCCCAAGGTGACAACTTCTTTGCAGCTTTAAACTCTGCGGTATTCACCGACGGTTCTTTTGTTTATATCCCTAAAGGTGTGCGCTGCCCTATGGAATTAAGTACATATTTCCGTATCAACGCACTCAACACAGGTCAATTTGAACGCACATTAATTATCGCTGATGAAGCTTCGCATGTCTCTTACCTAGAAGGTTGCACCGCACCTATGCGCGATGAAAACCAACTGCATGCGGCCGTCGTAGAGCTAATTGCATTAGACGATGCAGAAATCAAATATGCCACCGTACAAAACTGGTATCCTGGTGATGAAAACGGTGTGGGTGGTATTTATAATTTTGTAACCAAACGCGCAGACTGTCGCGGTGACCGCTCCAAAGTAAGCTGGACACAAGTCGAAACAGGTTCAGCTATTACTTGGAAATACCCAAGCTGTATATTACGTGGTGATGATTCTGTGGGTAAGTTTTTCTCCGTTGCTGTGACCACCAACTGCCAACAAGCAGATACAGGCACCAAGATGATTCACATTGGTAAAATCACCAAATCTACTATCATCTCTAAAGGTATTTCCGCAGGCAGAGCCCAGCAGTCCTATCGCGGTTTAGTGCGGATGGGGAAAAATGCTGAGAATGCACGCAACTATACCCAATGCGACTCCTTGTTACTTGGTGATAAATGTGGTGCGCATACCTTCCCTTATGTGGAAGTAAAGAATCCAACGGCAACACTTGAGCATGAAGCCACCACCTCAAAAATCGGTGAAGACCAACTTTTTTATTGCCAGCAACGTGGACTTTCTGAAGAAGATGCGGTCAATATGATTGTGAATGGATTCTGTAAAGATGTATTTGATGAGCTGCCTATGGAGTTTGCTGTAGAAGCCAACCGTTTGATGGAAGTTAGCCTTGAAGGCTCAGTAGGATAA
- a CDS encoding SUF system Fe-S cluster assembly regulator produces MLRLSKMTDYGILLMSELAKSGDATQRAPDLAEATFIPQPTVRKIMTTLIQNNLVESVRGINGGYKLQRTPQDINVRELIRSLEGDIALTGCEEAGDKACEQAHVCGTRTNWLKINQAVCDALQNISLKDMVDEEFTPIFSIKKVVPIRVNNGMDTGAI; encoded by the coding sequence ATGCTTCGCTTATCAAAAATGACAGATTACGGCATCCTTCTAATGTCTGAGCTTGCCAAAAGCGGCGATGCAACACAGCGTGCACCAGACTTAGCCGAAGCGACATTTATACCCCAGCCCACTGTACGAAAAATCATGACCACTTTAATCCAAAATAACCTCGTAGAATCTGTGCGCGGCATCAACGGCGGTTACAAGCTACAACGTACTCCCCAAGACATTAATGTACGCGAACTTATCCGTAGTTTGGAAGGCGATATTGCGCTTACGGGCTGTGAAGAAGCTGGCGATAAAGCATGCGAACAGGCACATGTTTGTGGCACACGCACCAATTGGCTGAAGATTAACCAAGCTGTGTGTGATGCACTGCAAAACATCAGTTTAAAAGATATGGTAGATGAAGAGTTTACCCCTATCTTTAGTATAAAAAAAGTTGTACCCATCCGTGTGAATAATGGCATGGATACTGGAGCTATATAA